ATTATATCAAACAAAAATCCACTTGCACAtttgcatttattaattaacacgttgactgttcaACCgctcaaataaatatataataatgtaacttaagaatCACAGTACCAAACAGTTgacaatcatttctttttacctacaaaagaaaaaatgacacataaaatgatacataaatatacagtcaacgtgttaaaacacacacacacagaatTACTTTCTCATTTGTCAATATTGTCTTCCGTAGACGCAAGAAGGATCATTCTGAGGGGTTTAAAGTTTCCAAGGTCGATCGAAGGTCAACCGAAACTCGTCCCAAGTTTTTTCAATATCGGATCTTCCTTCGAGCTATCCGTGGAAGGGATTTAAGGCTGCCGTGTGTTAAGTGATATATAATGGAGGGTGCACTCAACTAGAGCAAACAGGAGTTTCGAATTTCACACCACTCGAAAGCCCGCCCCTCTGCCAGCTACGCTCAGTCCGGCTGGCTGACTATATAGCTACCTGTAGCCACGGTTGCGAGTCAGCAACGATGTGTCGGGAAGATTCGCGGTGCGGTACTTGTCGGAGACTGATTGGAACtcccttttctttctgttcAGGTGCAAGAATCTCTTGACGACCGCGGTGTTCAGCAGAAGGAGGATCATGGTCGGGCAAAGCCGAGTCACGATCTCCATGATCCATATGTACGCGTGCCACAGAGGATGCCTCGTGAAGGAAACGTTCTCGCGCAACGTGAACCGAATACCGGTGCCATCCGGCTGTTCGTGGACCGTTCTCGTTCCAGTTAGCGGAGCACTGATCTACGGAGTGACGTTAATTGCGTTTAGAATAACGATTTCATCGGTGATTATCAGCATCGTCttcttaaccgttcgagtgccacCGATCGAAATTGTTCTCTTCTGTTACGTATAAAAATTCTAGATGGTTCCAGGTGATGGAAGGTATGAACAAATAATTAGAAggtaccctttgcactcggaagtgcACTAATGCACTCACTAcaagtgtttaatattttttgacgaagacgatattctttgaaactcgagggaaatcacaagttgaggagcaaagctattctattcgaatgtttcacgtatcgaggcataccaagttcaacattaaatatcaggtTTTCTAGTTTTACTGCGTTGGAtcaagtcacctctcgagtgcaaagagttaacgaaAGTAGAAAAAGTATTAGaaggtaataagaaaaatataagtaaataacaaaacaataattaGAATGGAAACGAAAACAtaaacttaacacgttgaatacccgACCAAGTcgagttattattatattattatttttatattataaataatacggtaacattcggcaagataaacgtACTAatacgattcaatgaaataatttcatattacatcGTTTTcgttttgtgcattttgctacgtgaaatcgcgcattcaacgtgtcaattcAATtgtacgaaccgataggctgtCACTATTAAGCTATAGAATCACGGAGAATCACGTTTgtcactcaaacggttaacgcAAGAGCATTCAAATACCGCGAATCCGATGATGAACGAGCACAGAACGAACGAGCGGACGTCTTTGCGTGCGTTTCTGCTCCGAATCCGGGCCGGGAAGAAAATGAAGATGTATCTATCCACGATCAAGCAGGTCATTATTAGAATACTCGCCAGGGCGAAGACGTTCACAGCGACGAGCTCCATGTGCGCGTGGTAGAACGCGGACGGGTAATTGTTCTTCATACCGTGACCCAGTCTGATAACTGAAACCCGATACATTCATGATTAACTTatgtatttcctttttttagCGGAATTCCACCGTGACAAGTACATATCGGTATCCACGATATCATGACTCCGACGTGCGCCAGGGTTAGTCCTTTGAGATACAGATAAGCGATACCGCGGAACGTCGGCGTAGACAGTACCAGCAGTATTAAAACATTGCCGAACAGGCCGGTGGCTATTATCGttggtattattattttgtaaatgattcTTAACAGAGGCGCGGTCTCGTGGAGGGTGCTTCTGTTCCCATTGGCGACACCGGTCCACGTGAAGTTCTCATCCTCGCAGCACAAAAGGGTTCTGAAACATGAAAACTTTAATGCTCACGCGGCATgaaattgtttaaccctttgcgctcgaaaggtaTATAGACGATTTGAAACTAATCAACGAGGAAACAGATAAGTTgcgaaggaaagttattttattccaatattccagatactgatgcattatacaaatgATTAACATTAGATTCACGGATATTTGTACGGTTTGCTCTACTGATTCTAGACAATTTGTTCGTTCACTTGGATTTTGGAATTTAGATGTTTAACAATAGATAATTATACATATTGTAATTACGTCAAATTTCAAGTAAGCGTTCAgcgaataattatacaattcagTTCAGATCGACGTATGTAAATCTGGCGTTATATGTAaaactttctaattttcctatattaaccctttgcactccagaggcgcctctaagtcaccaaatgatttgaaacagcaaaactgtaaactctgatgtttaatattaaacttcgtacaatgcatcaatgtacgaaatatggaaagaaaatagtgtgagatttcttaattcaatctaagaaaatgtcatctgtatctcattagaaaatattgaatatttccagtgaaaagcttctggagtgcaaagggttaaatcaagcggtgactgagagtcacctttcgaacgcaaagggttgatattcaGGACGTTTGTTCACTAGCGAATGAATTGCAACGGAACGAAGCCCGGTGTCTTCGCGAACGTACCCCTTGAGAACTCCTGTTAGCATAATGAACTGTTTACGCGAAACGAGGGATCCTGTCGCAACTGTAGGGCCGCGTCGGGCTCAGCGCGGCGTGTACGTTTGCCTCGCGTGTTCCACCGACTTCATTGATAATCACTTCAGCCGTGAACGGGCGCACAACAAGTTCTGCGAGATCCATCTCCGATGAGCAGACCGGCGGGTACCCCGAGAAAAAGCCGATATCGCGCATGCTCCCGCCGCGGGGTGACTTATTGTTGTGCCCGAAGTATATTTActtgtacattataattatattccgGCGCCCTTCGTCCGGCTAACTCGGTTAAAGATGCAATAAAGGCGCGCACCGCGATAAACTAATAGCTCCTccgcgagcgcgccgcgcgacTCGGCGCGCTTCCGGGCGGCCGATAATTGGAATGACCAACAGAAGAGGCTGCCGGGGAGGACCGCCGAGACGGGCCCCGAGTAGGAAAACTGTAAATTAGTTGTGAACCTTCACTTTCTCCCGTGCTATTTTCTGAAAAGGACGTCTGGCTAATAGATGAGCTATAGATTACCAAACACACACGGCCCAGGTGGGGCCGGTTGGTATAAATTCAAAGTGAAACCGCTCCTCCTCTGGCTAGCGCTCGATCGCGCGGCGATTCACATTGACCGATTCCTGACCCCGGTCGGCATGAAGCTGAACGCGATAGGATGCGTACTTTGGTAACGCTTTTAGCTTCGAACGGTCCTCCGCGAGAGACGTGTCGCCTCTGAATTAATCGTTTGTCCGTTTATATTTAGGGCGGTGCTCGTCGATTTCAGCGTCGTCA
This portion of the Nomia melanderi isolate GNS246 chromosome 11, iyNomMela1, whole genome shotgun sequence genome encodes:
- the LOC116432207 gene encoding putative G-protein coupled receptor B0563.6, translating into MLTGVLKGTLLCCEDENFTWTGVANGNRSTLHETAPLLRIIYKIIIPTIIATGLFGNVLILLVLSTPTFRGIAYLYLKGLTLAHVGVMISWIPIFIRLGHGMKNNYPSAFYHAHMELVAVNVFALASILIMTCLIVDRYIFIFFPARIRSRNARKDVRSFVLCSFIIGFAISAPLTGTRTVHEQPDGTGIRFTLRENVSFTRHPLWHAYIWIMEIVTRLCPTMILLLLNTAVVKRFLHLNRKKREFQSVSDKYRTANLPDTSLLTRNRGYREEQHLATLMSVIVTCFVVTMIPSIVLPFLYDNYETLDTGYHLFRAFAAVTELSNFAVHVFIYFSCSKEFREEFLKIIQNKWRTNMEDEIERPVGEIEDYSRHGTTVRLTPEPTKLNSPGSASRHNPIEEDKNSELLNASDIV